Proteins encoded together in one Kutzneria kofuensis window:
- a CDS encoding L,D-transpeptidase, producing MAALALSACSSSTDGSAAATTSTKPPAPAAQVTISGGDQISPKTPIVVKASGGKITNVDVKNAAKGNSVKGDLSADGLTWTSSEPLGYGSTYNVVADATNADGKQTEQKSTVTTLTPKAQAYPALIPAPPGSGQTFGVGQIIGVSFDQPITDKAAAEKALVVTTTPAQQGSWYWIDAKTAHYRAAEYWQAGTTIKLDANLYGVDLGGGVFGKTDRSVTYTIHDSWIAKADGNTKQMQILHNGAVVNTMPISLGKDSTPTQVGPHVISDKQQQVVMDSATYGVMPGQPGYYKSTEYWDLRISNDGEFVHENPNTVNQQGNSNVSHGCVNLSPENAQWFFNHFNLGDVVEVTNSGGGKLPLWDTYGDWELSWAEWQKGSATKG from the coding sequence GTGGCGGCACTGGCGCTGAGCGCCTGCTCGTCGAGCACGGACGGCTCGGCCGCCGCGACCACATCAACCAAACCTCCCGCGCCCGCGGCCCAGGTGACGATCTCCGGCGGCGACCAGATCAGCCCGAAGACGCCGATCGTGGTCAAGGCGTCCGGCGGCAAGATCACCAACGTGGACGTGAAGAACGCGGCCAAGGGCAACTCGGTCAAGGGCGACCTGTCGGCCGACGGGCTGACCTGGACGTCCAGCGAGCCCCTCGGCTACGGCTCCACCTACAACGTGGTCGCCGACGCCACCAACGCCGACGGCAAGCAGACCGAGCAGAAGAGCACCGTCACCACGCTCACGCCCAAGGCGCAGGCGTATCCGGCGCTCATCCCGGCGCCGCCGGGCTCGGGCCAGACCTTCGGCGTCGGCCAGATCATCGGCGTCTCCTTCGACCAGCCGATCACCGACAAGGCCGCGGCCGAGAAGGCGCTGGTCGTCACCACGACCCCGGCGCAGCAGGGCTCCTGGTACTGGATCGACGCCAAGACCGCGCACTACCGGGCGGCGGAGTACTGGCAGGCCGGCACCACGATCAAGCTCGACGCCAACCTCTACGGCGTCGACCTGGGCGGCGGCGTGTTCGGCAAGACCGACCGCTCGGTCACGTACACGATCCACGACTCCTGGATCGCCAAGGCCGACGGCAACACCAAGCAGATGCAGATCCTGCACAACGGCGCCGTCGTGAACACCATGCCGATCAGCCTCGGCAAGGACTCGACGCCGACGCAGGTCGGCCCGCACGTGATCTCCGACAAGCAGCAGCAGGTCGTGATGGACTCGGCGACCTACGGCGTGATGCCCGGCCAGCCCGGCTACTACAAGTCCACCGAGTACTGGGACCTGCGCATCTCCAACGACGGCGAGTTCGTGCACGAGAACCCGAACACCGTCAACCAGCAGGGCAACTCCAACGTCTCGCACGGCTGCGTCAACCTCAGCCCGGAGAACGCCCAGTGGTTCTTCAACCACTTCAACCTCGGTGACGTGGTCGAGGTGACCAACTCCGGCGGCGGCAAGCTGCCGCTGTGGGACACCTACGGCGACTGGGAGCTGAGCTGGGCGGAGTGGCAGAAGGGCAGCGCGACCAAGGGCTGA
- the mihF gene encoding integration host factor, actinobacterial type, with the protein MALPTLTPEQRAEALAKAAEARKARTALLASIKSGETTFGEVLKRAKDDKTVGKTKVAQLLKAVPGLGAVKVAKLLEETGIDADRRAAGLGDRQRQALLDAIG; encoded by the coding sequence TTGGCTCTGCCCACACTGACCCCTGAGCAGCGTGCGGAAGCGCTGGCGAAGGCTGCGGAGGCCCGTAAGGCCCGCACCGCGCTGCTTGCTTCGATCAAGTCCGGTGAGACGACCTTCGGTGAGGTGCTCAAGCGGGCCAAGGACGACAAGACCGTCGGCAAGACCAAGGTCGCCCAGCTGTTGAAGGCCGTGCCGGGCCTCGGTGCCGTCAAGGTCGCCAAGCTGCTCGAGGAGACCGGCATCGACGCCGACCGCCGCGCCGCCGGCCTCGGTGACCGGCAGCGTCAGGCGCTGCTCGACGCGATCGGCTGA
- a CDS encoding ADP-ribosylglycohydrolase family protein, translating to MAMSEWEWAPGTGQEHIDRITRFHLDSLAVPVEQRLRPSDPGRHDFPIGLDENGRKFPVPPSWADRVLGCVLAGAVGDALGASIEFLPIDMIRRQHGEQGVTGFGPGGPDGTITDDTQMTLFTLEGLIRAHVRDRVSGAGDPVPVVQHAYQRWLHTQGFDWPQAGGPFAEGRAQPDGWLVTEHGLFVRRAPGNTCVTALRVFAAGNPAGSMANPLNDSKGCGGVMRAAPVALWSTDAEVVFALGAATAALTHGHPSGYLSAASLAFLVHGLLRGTSLPDCIAALTPVLTRWQGHEEQLARLTTAVRLADEGLVSAERMADELGGGWVGEEALAIAVYAMLVTDSLPEALRLAVNHSGDSDSTGAVCGNLAGAWYGVAAIPADWLERLELRAAITALTGDALAEFGPNPPADDAWLQRYPGW from the coding sequence ATGGCGATGAGCGAGTGGGAGTGGGCCCCCGGCACCGGCCAGGAGCACATCGACCGGATCACCCGGTTCCACCTGGACAGCCTGGCCGTGCCGGTCGAGCAGCGGCTGCGGCCGTCCGACCCCGGCCGGCACGACTTCCCGATCGGCCTGGACGAGAACGGCCGCAAGTTCCCGGTGCCGCCGAGCTGGGCCGACCGGGTGCTGGGCTGCGTGCTCGCCGGGGCGGTCGGCGACGCGCTGGGTGCGTCGATCGAGTTCCTGCCGATCGACATGATCCGGCGGCAGCACGGCGAGCAGGGCGTCACCGGGTTCGGGCCGGGTGGGCCGGACGGAACCATCACCGACGACACCCAGATGACGCTGTTCACGTTGGAAGGCCTGATCCGGGCCCATGTGCGGGATCGCGTCTCGGGCGCCGGCGATCCGGTGCCGGTCGTCCAGCACGCCTACCAGCGCTGGCTGCACACCCAGGGTTTCGACTGGCCGCAGGCCGGCGGCCCGTTCGCGGAGGGCCGGGCGCAGCCCGACGGCTGGCTGGTGACCGAGCACGGCCTGTTCGTCCGCCGGGCGCCGGGCAACACGTGCGTGACGGCGCTGCGGGTGTTCGCCGCCGGCAACCCGGCCGGCTCGATGGCCAACCCGTTGAACGACTCGAAGGGCTGCGGCGGCGTCATGCGGGCCGCGCCGGTCGCACTCTGGTCGACGGATGCCGAGGTGGTCTTCGCCCTCGGCGCCGCGACCGCCGCACTGACGCACGGACATCCGAGCGGCTACCTGTCGGCGGCGTCGCTGGCGTTCCTCGTGCACGGGCTGCTCAGGGGAACGTCGCTGCCGGACTGCATCGCGGCGCTGACCCCGGTGTTGACCAGGTGGCAGGGGCACGAGGAGCAGCTGGCCCGGTTGACCACGGCGGTCCGGCTGGCGGACGAGGGGCTGGTCAGCGCCGAGCGGATGGCCGACGAACTCGGCGGGGGCTGGGTCGGCGAGGAGGCGCTGGCGATCGCGGTGTACGCGATGCTGGTCACCGACAGCCTGCCCGAGGCACTGCGGCTCGCGGTGAACCACTCCGGGGACAGCGACTCCACCGGCGCGGTCTGCGGCAATCTCGCCGGGGCGTGGTACGGCGTGGCCGCGATCCCGGCCGACTGGCTGGAGCGGCTGGAGCTGCGCGCCGCGATCACGGCGCTGACCGGGGACGCGCTGGCCGAGTTCGGGCCGAACCCGCCGGCCGACGACGCCTGGCTGCAGCGCTATCCGGGCTGGTGA
- a CDS encoding YbaB/EbfC family nucleoid-associated protein, with amino-acid sequence MTDSEQMAELLARNAAMLDSMSQLLASAQQQLAHARQLNRDLRARTCMAQSPDRMVTVVVDGVGGLQQLSFDRDAFEHHTPASLADAVTHAVREATRQHSDDPAPVLEADSAESVEPEEQPTPAEPEIAAAAPEPVLDPEPVLEPEPVPVPVAIQDPAPPAVDQATDSGSQIEHVMSALSKLQSYTGIVTRVLGVRDPERAAAIAAEYQLGDTIIERTFLSTSANPAYTGDGLVRYTIDARHGGKLIGAISEDGEQFGEVVFGPGARFRVTGKRYYPSIKGWDIALEELG; translated from the coding sequence ATGACCGATTCGGAGCAGATGGCGGAGCTGCTGGCGCGCAACGCCGCGATGTTGGACTCGATGAGCCAGCTGCTCGCCAGCGCGCAGCAGCAGCTGGCCCATGCGCGGCAGCTCAACCGTGATCTGCGGGCGCGCACCTGCATGGCGCAGTCGCCGGACCGGATGGTGACGGTGGTCGTCGACGGCGTCGGCGGGTTGCAGCAGCTCTCGTTCGACCGCGACGCGTTCGAGCACCACACGCCGGCCAGCCTCGCCGACGCCGTGACTCATGCCGTACGCGAGGCGACGCGGCAGCATTCCGACGACCCGGCGCCGGTTCTCGAGGCGGATTCCGCCGAGTCCGTCGAGCCGGAGGAGCAGCCGACCCCGGCCGAACCGGAGATCGCGGCGGCCGCCCCGGAACCCGTCCTCGACCCGGAGCCCGTGCTGGAACCGGAGCCCGTTCCGGTGCCGGTGGCGATCCAGGACCCGGCCCCGCCGGCCGTCGATCAGGCGACCGACAGCGGCAGCCAGATCGAGCACGTCATGAGTGCGCTGAGCAAGCTGCAGTCGTACACCGGGATCGTGACCCGGGTGCTGGGCGTGCGCGATCCCGAGCGGGCGGCCGCCATCGCGGCCGAGTACCAGCTCGGCGACACGATCATCGAGCGGACCTTCCTGAGCACCTCGGCCAATCCGGCCTACACCGGCGACGGCCTGGTCCGGTACACCATCGACGCCCGCCACGGCGGCAAGCTGATCGGAGCGATCTCCGAGGACGGCGAGCAGTTCGGGGAGGTGGTGTTCGGGCCGGGGGCGCGGTTCCGCGTCACCGGGAAGCGGTACTACCCGAGCATCAAGGGCTGGGACATCGCGCTGGAGGAGCTGGGCTGA
- a CDS encoding L,D-transpeptidase, with protein MALGAVATVLGLAACGSTAPQESSKPTQTEKVSPAAVSKPAKVSQIPGDTAQNVSPADPVRVTVADGALTDVHLVNDQGREVTGLLSTDKHNWTATESLGYDRTYTWSGSAVGSDGKQVPLGGSFHTLRPARQISAQINVGDNDTVGVGEPIVLTFSSPVQDKAAVERALTVQTSNPTTGSWAWLDDKTVHYRTKDYWPANTKVTLLAKLYGTSFGGGAFGAEDMSTSFTVGRSLILRGNTQTHRLQVFQDGNQIADYPASYGLDSDPGRVTNSGTHIVMSKSATFAMTNPKYHYENVVVPWAVRISNNGEFVHGYAPSIWAQGNTNVSHGCANLSPANAQVVYNEVLPGDPVEITGSTQQLGAKDGDYYDWTVPWDQWLAKSALHG; from the coding sequence ATGGCGTTAGGCGCGGTCGCCACCGTCCTCGGCCTGGCCGCGTGCGGGTCGACCGCCCCGCAGGAGTCGAGCAAGCCGACGCAGACCGAGAAGGTCTCGCCGGCGGCGGTCTCCAAGCCGGCCAAGGTCTCGCAGATCCCCGGTGACACCGCGCAGAACGTCTCCCCGGCCGACCCCGTGCGGGTCACGGTCGCCGACGGCGCCCTCACCGACGTGCACCTCGTCAACGACCAGGGCCGCGAGGTCACCGGCCTGCTGTCGACGGACAAGCACAACTGGACCGCGACCGAGTCGCTCGGCTACGACCGGACCTACACGTGGTCCGGTTCGGCCGTCGGCTCCGACGGCAAGCAGGTGCCGCTGGGCGGTTCGTTCCACACGCTGCGCCCCGCGCGGCAGATCAGCGCGCAGATCAACGTCGGCGACAACGACACCGTGGGCGTCGGCGAGCCGATCGTGCTGACCTTCAGCTCGCCGGTCCAGGACAAGGCGGCGGTCGAGCGGGCGCTGACCGTGCAGACGTCCAACCCGACCACCGGCTCGTGGGCGTGGCTCGACGACAAGACTGTGCACTACCGCACCAAGGACTACTGGCCGGCCAACACCAAGGTGACGCTGCTGGCCAAGCTGTACGGCACGTCGTTCGGCGGCGGGGCGTTCGGCGCGGAGGACATGTCCACGTCCTTCACCGTCGGCCGCAGCCTGATCCTGCGCGGCAACACGCAGACCCACCGCCTGCAGGTCTTCCAGGACGGCAACCAGATCGCCGACTACCCGGCCAGCTACGGGCTGGACTCCGACCCGGGCCGGGTCACCAACAGCGGCACGCACATCGTGATGTCCAAGAGCGCGACCTTCGCCATGACCAACCCGAAGTACCACTACGAGAACGTGGTGGTGCCGTGGGCGGTGCGGATCTCCAACAACGGCGAGTTCGTGCACGGCTACGCGCCCAGCATCTGGGCGCAGGGCAACACCAACGTCTCGCACGGCTGCGCGAACCTCTCGCCGGCCAACGCGCAGGTCGTCTACAACGAGGTGCTGCCCGGCGACCCGGTGGAGATCACCGGCTCCACGCAGCAGCTGGGCGCGAAGGACGGCGACTACTACGACTGGACCGTCCCCTGGGACCAGTGGCTGGCCAAGTCGGCGCTGCACGGCTGA